In Nitrospirota bacterium, a genomic segment contains:
- a CDS encoding peptide-binding protein, with translation MLAGDSASHEVAGLIFNGLVKYDKDLTITGDLAESWDISKDGLTITFHLRKGVKWTDGVEFTSEDIMFGYRTIISDKTPTAYSEDFKQVKKAEAPDRYTFRVTYDKPFAPALSSWGSLPILPKHLLEGKDITKSELGRKPVGMGPYKLSKWTPGSEVVLDSNPDYFEGRPYIDKYVFRVIPDPATMFLELQAGGVDWMGLTPLQYTRQTQSAYFEKNFNKFRYPVFSYTYMGFNLKHPWFKDKRVRQAIAHAIDKDELVSGILFGLGKAATGPYVPDTWPYNPDAKKYEYNLEKAKALLSEAGWKDTDGDGLLDKDGRPFEFTILTNMGNSLRMKTATIIQWRLEMVGIKINIRALEWSTFINEFIDKRRFEAVVLGWSIGLDPDQYDIWHSSKTKEKEFNFVSYNNPEVDELLEKGRRTFDINERKKAYFRIQEILADELPYLFLYVPDALPIVNARFHGIEPAPIGIGYNISKWYVPNGMQKHRIEK, from the coding sequence ATGCTCGCAGGAGACAGTGCCTCCCATGAGGTTGCGGGACTGATTTTTAACGGCCTCGTAAAATATGACAAAGACCTAACCATTACTGGAGACCTTGCTGAGTCATGGGATATATCAAAAGACGGTCTCACGATCACATTTCACCTTAGAAAGGGCGTGAAATGGACAGACGGGGTTGAATTTACTTCAGAGGATATAATGTTCGGCTACCGGACAATAATAAGCGACAAGACCCCAACCGCATATTCCGAGGATTTTAAGCAGGTAAAAAAGGCAGAGGCACCCGACCGGTATACATTTCGAGTCACATACGACAAACCATTTGCACCTGCCCTCAGCAGCTGGGGGAGTCTTCCGATCCTTCCCAAACATCTTCTTGAGGGAAAGGATATCACGAAGAGTGAACTGGGACGTAAACCTGTAGGTATGGGACCATACAAGCTTTCTAAATGGACACCAGGCTCTGAAGTAGTTCTTGATTCCAATCCAGACTACTTCGAAGGGAGACCATATATAGACAAATACGTCTTTCGGGTAATCCCTGATCCAGCCACTATGTTTCTTGAGCTTCAGGCCGGCGGAGTTGACTGGATGGGACTGACCCCTCTTCAATACACCAGACAAACTCAGTCAGCATATTTCGAAAAAAACTTCAACAAATTCAGATACCCTGTATTCTCATACACCTACATGGGCTTTAATCTTAAACACCCCTGGTTCAAGGACAAGAGGGTGCGTCAGGCGATCGCACATGCAATAGATAAGGATGAGCTTGTATCAGGCATCCTGTTTGGACTTGGTAAGGCGGCAACAGGACCATATGTGCCTGACACCTGGCCATATAACCCTGACGCAAAAAAATATGAATATAACCTTGAGAAGGCAAAGGCACTCTTGAGCGAGGCCGGCTGGAAGGATACTGACGGCGATGGTCTTCTGGATAAAGACGGCAGGCCGTTTGAATTCACTATCCTTACCAATATGGGAAATTCCCTCAGGATGAAGACCGCCACCATTATCCAGTGGAGGCTTGAGATGGTAGGGATAAAGATAAATATCAGGGCCCTTGAATGGTCAACCTTCATAAATGAGTTTATTGATAAAAGGAGATTTGAGGCAGTTGTCCTCGGCTGGAGCATTGGACTGGACCCTGATCAATATGATATCTGGCATTCCAGTAAAACAAAAGAAAAGGAGTTTAACTTCGTAAGTTACAACAATCCAGAAGTAGATGAACTACTCGAAAAGGGGAGGAGGACATTCGACATAAATGAAAGGAAAAAGGCATACTTCAGGATTCAGGAGATACTGGCTGATGAACTCCCTTACCTGTTCCTTTATGTCCCTGATGCACTGCCAATCGTCAATGCAAGATTCCATGGAATTGAGCCTGCCCCGATCGGAATAGGATACAATATAAGTAAGTGGTA